The Gordonia iterans DNA window GATCATCCTGGTGGTGCCCAAGGGCGTCGGATTCGGCATCGCCATGCTGATCATCTCCGCCCTGATCCCCTGGTTGATGATGCGCTCGTACGCCCTCCAGGCGGTCGCGATCGCCCCGGTGGTGATCCTGCTCGTGGCCGTGATCACGCCCGGTGACCAGGACAACTTCTCCCTGCAGCGCATCGCGGCCACCGCGATCGGCGGTGCCATCGTCATCGTCTTCGGCTACCTCATCTGGCCTCACTCCCGGAAGCTCTGGGTGCATCAGGCGTTCGCCGACGCGATGGACTCCGTGGCGACCGAGCTGGTGGCCGCCGGAACTCCGATTCCCGACGACGACGCCCGCCGGGCCGGGGAGCGGCACCGCACCGTCGTGGACGCGCGACGATCGGCCGCGCACTCCCTCACCGAACTCGACGGGCGCCTGCACCGCGCGCTCTCCGAGCCGCCGCCGGCCGACACCGTGGCTGCGGCGTGGCTGCCCGCCGTCGACTCCGCCCAGCGGTTGGCCGACGACGTCGCCCGCTATGCAGCTGACCGGCTCACCGGTCGCGCACCTGCCGATCCCGCCGGTGCCCGGGGGCTCGCCGACGCGGTCCGCGACGCCGGGCAGGGACCCGGCCCGGGCACAGCCACCGTCGTCGATCCGAACGAGATCGACGACGCAGACCTGCGGGTGATCGCCGATCGTCTGGCCGAGGTCACCAGAGCGCTCCCGCACGACCGCTGATCCACCTGGGCCGACCCCACTGCGCCCATCCCACTGCGCCGACTCCACTGCGCCGATCCCACTGGGCCGATCCCACTGGGCCGATCCCCACGGCGCCGAAAGATGGGTGCCCGGCACCCTCGCCTCGGGCCCGCGGCCTCAGCCGTCGCCGTCGCCCATGACGTTTCGCGCACCACGACTCACGGACAACCACTCACGCACACCGAAACCGAGGGTGGCCGAGACCGGCGTCGCCGGGGAAGATGGGATCGTGGTCGAAGCGTCCCCGAACCGCCGCGCAGACGGCTCGGCCCTGACCGGCGCGGTGGTCACCGCTACGATCAGGGCCGATGTGGAGCCCCCTGTCGGGATTGAACCGACGACCTACGCTTTACAAGAGCGTTGCTCTACCACTGAGCTAAGGAGGCAGGCGCGTGCGTGAGTATATCCGCCGTGGCCTGAACAAGATTCTCGGTCCCGCCCGAGCGACCATCGACACCATCGAACCGGGGTCGATCGTGGTGGCGCCCCGCAAGCCGATCGACCTGCACGACGAAGCCGGGATCACCGAAGTGCTCGACCTCGCCGCCCGGATCGGCGCGGTCCTGCTCGACGCCGGGACCGGTGCGATCGACACCCGTGATCAGGTGCAGTTCGTCGCCGGGATCTACGGGCTGGAGGACGTCGACATCGACGTCACCTTCAACACCGTCCTCATCTGCGCGCGCCGGGGCAGCACCCTGCCGCCGATCACCGCCTCCCGGACGGTCAACTACCGCTCGCTCGACTTCACCCGCCTGGCCGAGATCGACCGCCTGGTACGGAGGATCCGGCGGCTGGCGATCACCCCGACCTCCGCGCACCGCATCGTCGACGTCATCGTGGAGGCGCCGCACCCCTACCCGCGCTGGATCTCCACGCTCGCTTGGGGACTCATGGCCTACGGAGTGGCGATCTTCCTCGCGGCGGACTGGCTGGTCGGCCTCACCGCATTCGCCAGCTCGGTGGCGATCGTCGTCGTGAACCGTCGTCTGAACCGGATCGGCACACCGATCTTCTTTCAGCAGATCGCCGGCGGCTTCATCGCGGTGATCCCGGCCGCGGTGCTGTTCCGGGTGCTGCAGAACACCGGCATCGCGGTGTATCCGTCGCAGATCATCGCCGCCGGGATCATCGTGCTGCTCTCCGGCCTGACCCTGGTCGGTGCCGTGCAGGACGCGATCACCGGGGCGCCGATCACCGCGATGGCCCGGTTCACCGAGGTCGTGGTGATGACCGGCGGGATCCTGATCGGCGTCGCCCTGGCGGTGCGCGGCGTCGGCCTCTTCGGCATCTATCTGCCGGAGCTGACCACCATTCCGCCGTTCGGCGCGTCCGATCTGCCCGCGCGCATCCTCGGCGGCGCCATCGCGTCGGGAGGGTTCCTCGCCGCGAGCTACGCCGAACGGCGAGCTCTCCCCGCCGCGATCGGGGCCGGGGCACTCGGCGCAGCGGTGCAGGGCGTGATGGTGGTGTACACGACCACCCCGCTGGTGACATATGCCGTGGCCGCGGTGACCGTCGGCTTGATCGGCGGCGTCGCGGCCCGCCGGGCGCTGACGCCGCCACTGGTGATCGCCATCGCCGGGATCACTCCCATGCTTCCCGGCATGGCGATCTATCGCGGCATGTACGGCCTGATGAACGACGATCCCACGCGCGGCGGCGCCGAGATGGCCACCGCCTTCGGCATCGGCTGCGCACTGGCTGCCGGGGTCACTCTGGGCGAGTTCATCGCGCGCCGGCTGCGCCGGCCGAAGATCCCGCCTGCGCTCCCGCAAGCCCTGCGCAGCGTCCGCGACATCCGGCGGCGCTGAGCACTGTCCGGAGAATGGACTTGACCCTCCCGCGACGTGAGGCTCGACGATGGTTCCCATGACGGCAACGCACGATCCCGAGGACCGGTGGACGGTCGGCCGGCTCGCCGAGCTGACCGGCGTCACGGTGCGCACCCTGCACCACTACGACGCCATCGGGCTGCTGCGTCCGAGTGACCGGTCCGGGGTCGGCTACCGCCTGTACGGGCCGGCCGACCTGGAGCGGTTGCAGCAGATCGTCCTCTACCGGCGGCTGGAACTGCCTCTGGAGGAGATCGCGCAGTTGCTCGATTCCGGCGGTTCGCCGGAGGAACACCTGCGTCGCCAGCGCGATGCCGTCATCGCCCGGCGCGACGAGCTCGACGAGCTCGTGGGCGCCATCGACCGAGCATTGGAGAGAACCATGAGTCAGCGACCCGCCACCGACGCCGAGATGCGCGAGATCTTCGGCGACGGCTTCAGCGACGAGTACCAGGCCGAGGCCCAGCAGCGCTGGGGCGACACCGATGCCTGGAAGCAGTCGGCCCGTCGCACCGCGTCGTACACCAAGGCCGACTGGGCGGCGATCAAAGCCGAGACCGACGCGATCAACGACGATTTCGTGGCCGCCAAGCGGGCCGGCCTGCCCGCCGACGGCGACGTCGCGCGAGACGTCGCCGAGCGCGCCCGGCTCCAGATCCACGAGCGCTTCTACGACTGTTCGCCCGAGTTCCACCGGTGCCTCGGCGAGATGTATGTGAGCGATCCGCGCTTCACCGCCACGTACGACGATCTCGAGCCCGGTCTGGCGCAGTACGTCCGGGACGCGATCGTCGCGAACACCGACCGCGCCTCGGCACCTGGAGCACAGATCTGGCGCGAGTCCGGGGGCGGACATGCGGACCACCATCACCGCAGCTAGAATAGGCCGCATGCCTCCCAAGACAACTGACCTTGTGGACGACGACGAGTTGGACCCCGTCGCCGACGAGACCGCCAACTCGGCCCGCCGCGTCGTCGCCGCGTACGCCGCCGATGCCGACGAGTGCCGCATGCTCTTCGCGATGCTCGGCATCGAGCCTGGAGAGACCGACTGACCCATGTCGGCCGCTGAGCCGGGTGCCGACGTCACCCGTTCGGGCGCCGACTTCGTCGTCGTCGCCAACCGCCTTCCCGTCAACAAGAAGGTCCTCGCCGACGGCACCGTCACCTGGACTCGTGCGCCCGGCGGTCTGGTGACCGCGCTGGCACCGATCTTCGACAGCACCCCCGGCGCGTGGGTCGGCTGGACCGGCAGCGCCGACTCCGACGACGACCCGCGCGTCGACGGCATCGAGATCCATGCGGTCCCGCTCAGCGCGGACGAGGTCGAGGACTACTACGAGGGTTTCTCGAACTCCACGCTGTGGCCGCTGTATCACGACGTGCTGGTCAAACCCGTCTATCGCGCCGACTGGTGGGATGCCTACGTCGCGGTCAATCGCCGGTTCGCGCAGGCCGCTTCCGATGCCGCAGCGACCGGCGGAACGGTGTGGGTGCAGGACTACCAACTTCAGCTGGTGCCGGCGATGCTGCGCGCACTGCGCCCCGATCTGAAGATCGGCTTCTTTCTGCACATCCCGTTCCCGCCGTACGAGCTGTTCAGCCAGCTCCCGTGGCGGCGAGAAATCCTCGACGGGCTGCTCGGCGCCGACCTGATCGGTTTCCATCTGCCCGGCGGCGCCCAGAACTTCCTGACGCTGAGCCGCCGGATCCTCGGTGTCGAGGCGTCGTCCGACCCGGTCGGCGTCCGCACCGATTTCGGGACCGTGGATCTCGGCGACCGCGTCGTCCGGGTCGGCGCGTTCCCGATCTCCATCGACTCGGCGGGGGTGGCCGAACAGGCCGCATCGTCGCGGGTCCAGGAGCGTGCGGTGGAACTGCGCAAGCAGCTCGGCGATCCGAAGCACCTGCTCCTGGGCGTCGACCGTCTCGACTACACCAAGGGCATCGACGTCCGGATCGAGTCGCTGGAGCGCATCTTCGCCGACGGCCGCCTTGACCCGGCGGACACGGTGCTGGTCCAGCTGGCCAGTCCGAGCCGGGAGAACGTGGAAAGCTACGCCCGGCTGCGCGACGCGGTCGAGCGGACCGTCGCCCACATCAACGGCACCTACGGAACGGTCGACGCTCCCCCGGTCCGCTATCTGCTGCAGCCGGTTCCGCGCGACGAACTCCTCGCCTACTTCGTGGCCGCCGACGCCGCCCTGGTGACTCCGCTTCGCGACGGCATGAACCTCGTGACCAAGGAGTACCTGGCCTGCCGCCCGGACCTGGGCGGCGCGCTGGTGCTCAGCGAATTCACCGGTGCCGCAATGGAATTAGACCAGGCGTACTTGATGAATCCGTACGACTCGGCGTCCACCGACGACGCCGTGGTCGCGGCCGTCACCGATCCGCCCGAGGAACGACGACGCCGCATGGAGATCCTGCGCGACCAGGTGATGCACAACGACGTCGACCAGTGGGCGCGCAGCTTTCTGGACGCCCTGAACGAAGAGTGAGGCCATGAGCGCATCCGGAATCAGCACCGAGCTGCGGGCCGCGCTCGCCGACTTCTGCACGCTGGACCGCGTGGTCGTGGCCTCCGACTACGACGGCTGTGTGGCGCCGATCCAGCCCCGGCCGGACATGGCCGTGCCGAACCCGGCGTCCCTGACGGCGCTGGAGGCATGCGGCGCCTGTGACCGCACCCTGGCGGCGATGGTCTCCGGCCGCGCCCGCGCCGATCTCGCCGCGATCTCCGGCGCCGGCGAGGGCCTGACCCTGATCGGCAGCCACGGCGCTGAGTTCGAGAGCGGTTTCGACGAGCCGCTGACCCGCGACCAGCAGGCGCTGCTGGAACGGATCATCGCCGACTTCCGCGGGATCGCCGCGCAGTTCCCGGGCACCAGCGTCGAGACCAAGCCCGCCAGCACCACCCTGCACGTGCGCAACGCCACCCCCGACGATGCCGCGGCCGCCATGGTGCTGGCCGAGACCGGACCGGCCGGCTGGCACGGAGTACACGTCACCAAGGGCAAGGCCGTCATCGAACTCGCCGTGATCGAGACCAGCAAGGGGCTGGCTCTCGACCGGCTCCGCCGCGCGTTCAACGCCGACGCGGTGCTCTACCTCGGCGACGACGTGACCGACGAGAAGGCCTTCGCGCACTTGCAGCGCCGCGACGGCGTCGGCGGGCACGCGGGCAAGGACGTAGGCATCAAGGTGGGCGACGGCGATACACTCGCCGAGTTCCGGATCCCGGGCACCGACCAGGTGGCATCGGTGCTGGAGTTCGTCGCCGCGCGTCGTCGCTGACGATCGGCGTCAGCGGGTCGCGAGCGACCCCACGACGGCGAGCGGATCCGCGTACACCGCGGCGAGTGCGACGGCGACGGGTGCCGCCTCCGGGACGTGGACCCCGAAGCGGGTCGGCGTGATCTCCAGCGGCCACGGCGTCCTGCTCGCCGCGTCGAACGCCGCCTGAATCGGGGCGAGGCCGCGCGGGTGCGCCGAGAAGGCGTCACCGGCCACGATCACCGAGTCCGGGTTGATGACGTCACGCATCGTGGCCACCGCTTCGCCGAGAACGCGTGCGCGGGCGTCGGCCAGCACGCCGGCGTCGTCGGACGTGCCGAGACGGGCCGCAGCGGCTTTGAGGGCGGCGGTGCCGATCACCGATTGCAGCGGCGCGATCGCGGATGCGTCGAGCGGGCCGGGCTCCACCGGAAGGCCGGCGATGGAGCCGGCGCCCCGGAGCGGCTGGTGCACCTCACCGGAGATGATCATCGCCATGCCGACCGTCTCGCGCGCGTAGAAGAACAGTGCCGCTCCCCGGGGATTCGGCCCGCACGCCGCGCCCCCGATCTCGTGCGGGACCACGTCGCCGCCGAGGAGCAGTTCGGCGGCCGCCATCGCCTGGACGTGTTCGGCCACCGACACCGGAACGCCGAGCGCCTCGTGCAGTCGCCGGCCGAGCTGCTGGCCCCGCCAGTGCAGGATCGGATGGTCGACGACGCCGGTCTCGGCGTCGACCGCCCCGCCCAGGGCGGCACCGGCCCAGAGGACGCGCCGACCGGAGAAGCGGGCGGCGAGCTCGGCCAGCTGGGTACACAAGCGGTCGACGGCGGCGGCACCCCCGTCTCCGCACACCTCCTGGGTCCGGACCGCGTGGCTGTACAGGGTGCGCCCGCCGAGATCGGCGATCACCAGGGCGGTTCGTCGTGCGCCGATGTGGATCCCCGCGACACAGAAGCGGTCGCGGTCCAGAGTGAGCGGGATCTTCGGTCGGCCGACGCCGCGGGAGTCGACCAGTTCGGGCCGTTCGTCGACCAGTCCGGCGGAACACAGCGCAGTGATCTGGCGGTTGACGGTGGCCGCGGAGAGTCCGGCGCGGTCGGTGATCTCGTCGCGCATGGACGGCCCGCCGACGCGGATCGCGTTGAGGACGAGGCTCGCCGGGGCCGCGCCCACGCGCAGCTTCGCCGCGACCACTCCCGTCATGGCCTCGAATCTAGCAGTCGTACAGGGCCTTAGACTGGGATCATGGCCTCCTCGATCACCGTGAGCGAAACCGTCCCTTCCACCGGAAAAGTCGCAGTGGTGACCGGCGCCAGCTCGGGCATCGGGGCGGCGACGGCCCGGGCGCTCGCCCGGGACGGGTATCAGGTGGTGATCGGGGCGCGCCGCACCGACCGGATCACCGAGCTCGCCGAGGAGATCGGCGGGCGGGCGATGTACCTGGACGTGACCGACGCCGCGTCCGTGGAGCGGTTCGCCGGAACCCTGGAACGCGTCGACGTGCTGGTGAACAACGCCGGCGGCGCGAAGGGGCTGGCGCCGGTGAGCGAAGCCGACCTCGAGGACTGGCGCTGGATGTGGGAGACCAACGTCGTCGGCACCCTCCGCATGACCAAGGCACTGCTTCCCGCGCTGATCGCCTCCGGCGACGGGCTGATCGTCACGGTCACATCGATCGCCGCGCTCGACGTCTACGACAACGGCGCCGGCTACACCTCGGCCAAGCACGCGCAGGGAGTGCTGCACCGCACGCTGCGCGGTGAACTGCTCGGCAAACCGGTGCGGCTCACCGAGATCTGCCCGGGCATGG harbors:
- a CDS encoding threonine/serine exporter family protein, giving the protein MREYIRRGLNKILGPARATIDTIEPGSIVVAPRKPIDLHDEAGITEVLDLAARIGAVLLDAGTGAIDTRDQVQFVAGIYGLEDVDIDVTFNTVLICARRGSTLPPITASRTVNYRSLDFTRLAEIDRLVRRIRRLAITPTSAHRIVDVIVEAPHPYPRWISTLAWGLMAYGVAIFLAADWLVGLTAFASSVAIVVVNRRLNRIGTPIFFQQIAGGFIAVIPAAVLFRVLQNTGIAVYPSQIIAAGIIVLLSGLTLVGAVQDAITGAPITAMARFTEVVVMTGGILIGVALAVRGVGLFGIYLPELTTIPPFGASDLPARILGGAIASGGFLAASYAERRALPAAIGAGALGAAVQGVMVVYTTTPLVTYAVAAVTVGLIGGVAARRALTPPLVIAIAGITPMLPGMAIYRGMYGLMNDDPTRGGAEMATAFGIGCALAAGVTLGEFIARRLRRPKIPPALPQALRSVRDIRRR
- a CDS encoding MerR family transcriptional regulator: MTATHDPEDRWTVGRLAELTGVTVRTLHHYDAIGLLRPSDRSGVGYRLYGPADLERLQQIVLYRRLELPLEEIAQLLDSGGSPEEHLRRQRDAVIARRDELDELVGAIDRALERTMSQRPATDAEMREIFGDGFSDEYQAEAQQRWGDTDAWKQSARRTASYTKADWAAIKAETDAINDDFVAAKRAGLPADGDVARDVAERARLQIHERFYDCSPEFHRCLGEMYVSDPRFTATYDDLEPGLAQYVRDAIVANTDRASAPGAQIWRESGGGHADHHHRS
- a CDS encoding alpha,alpha-trehalose-phosphate synthase (UDP-forming) → MSAAEPGADVTRSGADFVVVANRLPVNKKVLADGTVTWTRAPGGLVTALAPIFDSTPGAWVGWTGSADSDDDPRVDGIEIHAVPLSADEVEDYYEGFSNSTLWPLYHDVLVKPVYRADWWDAYVAVNRRFAQAASDAAATGGTVWVQDYQLQLVPAMLRALRPDLKIGFFLHIPFPPYELFSQLPWRREILDGLLGADLIGFHLPGGAQNFLTLSRRILGVEASSDPVGVRTDFGTVDLGDRVVRVGAFPISIDSAGVAEQAASSRVQERAVELRKQLGDPKHLLLGVDRLDYTKGIDVRIESLERIFADGRLDPADTVLVQLASPSRENVESYARLRDAVERTVAHINGTYGTVDAPPVRYLLQPVPRDELLAYFVAADAALVTPLRDGMNLVTKEYLACRPDLGGALVLSEFTGAAMELDQAYLMNPYDSASTDDAVVAAVTDPPEERRRRMEILRDQVMHNDVDQWARSFLDALNEE
- the otsB gene encoding trehalose-phosphatase, with translation MSASGISTELRAALADFCTLDRVVVASDYDGCVAPIQPRPDMAVPNPASLTALEACGACDRTLAAMVSGRARADLAAISGAGEGLTLIGSHGAEFESGFDEPLTRDQQALLERIIADFRGIAAQFPGTSVETKPASTTLHVRNATPDDAAAAMVLAETGPAGWHGVHVTKGKAVIELAVIETSKGLALDRLRRAFNADAVLYLGDDVTDEKAFAHLQRRDGVGGHAGKDVGIKVGDGDTLAEFRIPGTDQVASVLEFVAARRR
- a CDS encoding ROK family transcriptional regulator; translated protein: MTGVVAAKLRVGAAPASLVLNAIRVGGPSMRDEITDRAGLSAATVNRQITALCSAGLVDERPELVDSRGVGRPKIPLTLDRDRFCVAGIHIGARRTALVIADLGGRTLYSHAVRTQEVCGDGGAAAVDRLCTQLAELAARFSGRRVLWAGAALGGAVDAETGVVDHPILHWRGQQLGRRLHEALGVPVSVAEHVQAMAAAELLLGGDVVPHEIGGAACGPNPRGAALFFYARETVGMAMIISGEVHQPLRGAGSIAGLPVEPGPLDASAIAPLQSVIGTAALKAAAARLGTSDDAGVLADARARVLGEAVATMRDVINPDSVIVAGDAFSAHPRGLAPIQAAFDAASRTPWPLEITPTRFGVHVPEAAPVAVALAAVYADPLAVVGSLATR
- a CDS encoding SDR family oxidoreductase is translated as MASSITVSETVPSTGKVAVVTGASSGIGAATARALARDGYQVVIGARRTDRITELAEEIGGRAMYLDVTDAASVERFAGTLERVDVLVNNAGGAKGLAPVSEADLEDWRWMWETNVVGTLRMTKALLPALIASGDGLIVTVTSIAALDVYDNGAGYTSAKHAQGVLHRTLRGELLGKPVRLTEICPGMVETEFSLVRFDGDADRADQIYQGLTPLTADDVADVIAFAASRPPHVNLDQIVLKPRDQADARRNVKTL